The Corallococcus caeni genome includes a region encoding these proteins:
- a CDS encoding PrkA family serine protein kinase has protein sequence MKDAEKGSWVSRIAAFQDVKTYAELNWEGSFEDYLEIVRKNPKVTRTAFQRIYDMILSHGKSEYIDNKKKLTRYHFFSDERFGGRDAIFGLDVPLMKLVNVFKSAAQGYGTEKRVILLHGPVGSSKSTIARLLKKGMEEYSKTPEGAAYTFSWLTDKKQPDGTVTKEKMKCPMNEEPLNLIPREWRDKVFLELSPPESGYTIPNGCELCPACRFVFKELMTQYGGDFAKVMGHVHVNRLIFSEKDRVGIGTFQPKDEKNQDSTELTGDINYRKIAEYGSDSDPRAFNFDGEFNIANRGVIEFVEVLKLDVAFLYDLLGASQEHKIKPKKFPQTDIDEVIIGHTNEPEYKKLENNEFMEALRDRTVKIDIPYITKLAEEVKIYEKDFNSRAIKGKHIAPHTLEMAAMWAVLTRLEEPKKHNLSLLQKLKLYNGKTLPNFTEDNIKELRKESVREGLEGISARYIQDKISNALVSDKGEGCINPFMVLNELEAGLKTHSLINTEDARKRMKELLTTVKQEYEDIVKNEVQRAISADEDAIGKLCGNYIDNIKAFTQKEKVRNKYTGIYEVPDERLMRSIEEKIDIPESRKDDFRGEIMNYIGALAVEGKTFNYRTNERLHKALELKLFEDQKDSIKLKNLVSSVVDKETQEKIDLVKDRMMKNYGYCEICSTDVLNFVASIFARGDAKE, from the coding sequence ATGAAGGACGCTGAGAAGGGCTCGTGGGTCTCCAGAATCGCCGCGTTCCAGGACGTGAAGACCTACGCGGAACTCAACTGGGAGGGCTCTTTCGAGGACTACCTCGAAATCGTCCGGAAGAACCCGAAGGTCACCCGCACTGCCTTCCAGAGGATCTACGACATGATCCTCAGCCACGGGAAGTCGGAGTACATCGACAACAAGAAGAAGCTCACCCGCTACCACTTCTTCAGTGACGAGCGCTTCGGCGGCCGGGACGCCATCTTCGGCCTGGACGTGCCGCTGATGAAGCTGGTCAACGTCTTCAAGTCCGCCGCCCAGGGCTACGGCACGGAGAAGCGCGTCATCCTCCTGCACGGCCCCGTGGGCTCGTCCAAGTCCACCATCGCCCGCCTGCTCAAGAAGGGCATGGAGGAGTACTCGAAGACGCCGGAGGGCGCCGCGTACACCTTCTCCTGGCTCACCGACAAGAAGCAGCCGGACGGCACGGTGACGAAGGAGAAGATGAAGTGCCCGATGAACGAGGAGCCCCTCAACCTCATCCCGCGCGAGTGGCGTGACAAGGTCTTCTTGGAGCTGTCCCCGCCGGAGTCCGGCTACACGATTCCCAACGGCTGCGAGCTGTGCCCGGCCTGCCGCTTCGTCTTCAAGGAGCTGATGACCCAGTACGGCGGTGACTTCGCCAAGGTCATGGGCCACGTGCACGTCAACCGGCTCATCTTCAGCGAGAAGGACCGCGTGGGCATCGGCACGTTCCAGCCCAAGGATGAGAAGAACCAGGACTCCACCGAGCTCACCGGCGACATCAACTACCGGAAGATCGCCGAGTACGGCTCGGACTCCGACCCGCGCGCCTTCAACTTCGACGGCGAGTTCAACATCGCCAACCGCGGCGTCATCGAGTTCGTCGAAGTGCTCAAGCTGGACGTCGCGTTCCTCTACGACCTGCTCGGCGCGTCGCAGGAGCACAAGATCAAGCCGAAGAAGTTCCCTCAGACGGACATCGACGAGGTCATCATCGGGCACACCAACGAGCCCGAGTACAAGAAGCTCGAGAACAACGAGTTCATGGAGGCCTTGCGCGACCGTACGGTGAAGATTGACATCCCGTACATCACCAAGCTGGCCGAGGAGGTGAAGATCTACGAGAAGGACTTCAACTCCCGCGCCATCAAGGGCAAGCACATCGCGCCGCACACGCTGGAGATGGCCGCCATGTGGGCCGTCCTCACGCGCCTGGAGGAGCCCAAGAAGCACAACCTGTCGCTCCTGCAGAAGCTCAAGCTCTACAACGGGAAGACGCTGCCCAACTTCACCGAGGACAACATCAAGGAGCTGCGCAAGGAATCCGTGCGCGAGGGCCTGGAGGGCATCAGCGCCCGCTACATCCAGGATAAAATCTCCAACGCCCTGGTGAGCGACAAGGGCGAGGGCTGCATCAACCCCTTCATGGTGCTCAACGAGCTGGAAGCCGGCTTGAAGACGCACTCCCTCATCAACACCGAGGACGCGCGCAAGCGCATGAAGGAGCTGCTCACCACGGTGAAGCAGGAGTACGAGGACATCGTCAAGAACGAGGTCCAGCGCGCCATCAGCGCCGACGAGGACGCCATCGGCAAGCTGTGCGGCAACTACATCGACAACATCAAGGCCTTCACCCAGAAGGAGAAGGTCCGCAACAAGTACACCGGCATCTACGAGGTGCCGGACGAGCGCTTGATGCGGTCGATTGAAGAGAAGATCGACATCCCGGAGAGCCGCAAGGACGACTTCCGCGGGGAGATCATGAACTACATCGGCGCGCTCGCCGTGGAGGGCAAGACCTTCAACTACCGGACCAACGAGCGGCTGCACAAGGCGCTGGAGCTGAAGCTGTTCGAGGACCAGAAGGACAGCATCAAGCTCAAGAACCTGGTGTCCTCCGTCGTGGACAAGGAGACCCAGGAGAAGATCGACCTGGTGAAGGACCGGATGATGAAGAACTACGGGTACTGCGAGATCTGCTCCACGGACGTGCTGAACTTCGTGGCCAGCATCTTCGCCCGCGGGGATGCCAAGGAGTAA
- a CDS encoding SpoVR family protein: protein MPKSLTPRLAALRDEIHGYAKEFGLDFFDTVFEMVSYDEMNMVAAYGGFPTRYPHWRWGMEYEQLAKGYEYGLSKIYELVINNDPCYAYLMESNPEVDQKLVMAHVYGHCDFFKNNFSFRHTNRRMIDDMANHATRVRRWVDKIGVEKVEDFIDRTLSLENLIDQHAPHIRRNPDPQRAEEEAKSNERVEGFKVNREYMRGFINPSEFMDSQRKRAEDEKQQRKRFPERPQRDVLYFLLEHAPLEPWEVDILSILRDEAYYFAPQGQTKIMNEGWASYWHSTIMTRRALRDDEIIDYADHHSGTMGVRPGAINPYKLGIELWRDIEDRWNKGKFGKEWDECDDLRARQAWDRKLGAGREKIFEVRKHYNDITFIDTFLTAEFAQQQKLFVYGFNDKRNSWEILDREFRKVKNKLLTSLTNFGQPIIEVVDGNYENRSELLLAHKHDGQDLKGDYARETLRNLQSLWRRPVNIVTRYDGKGTLLRYDGQHHSEKKVEL, encoded by the coding sequence ATGCCCAAGAGCCTCACACCGCGACTCGCAGCGCTTCGGGATGAAATCCACGGCTACGCCAAGGAGTTCGGCCTGGATTTCTTCGACACCGTCTTCGAGATGGTGTCCTACGACGAGATGAACATGGTGGCCGCCTACGGCGGCTTCCCCACCCGCTATCCCCACTGGCGCTGGGGCATGGAGTACGAGCAGCTGGCGAAGGGGTACGAGTACGGGCTGTCGAAGATCTACGAGCTCGTCATCAACAACGACCCCTGCTACGCCTACTTGATGGAGAGCAACCCGGAGGTGGACCAGAAGCTGGTGATGGCCCACGTCTACGGTCACTGCGACTTCTTCAAGAACAACTTCTCCTTCCGGCACACCAACCGCCGGATGATTGACGACATGGCCAACCACGCCACCCGCGTCCGGCGGTGGGTGGACAAGATTGGCGTGGAGAAGGTGGAGGACTTCATCGACCGGACGCTGTCGCTGGAGAACCTCATCGACCAGCACGCGCCCCACATCCGCCGCAACCCGGATCCGCAGCGCGCGGAGGAGGAGGCGAAGTCCAACGAGCGCGTGGAGGGCTTCAAGGTGAACCGCGAGTACATGCGCGGCTTCATCAACCCCTCCGAGTTCATGGACTCCCAGCGCAAGCGCGCGGAGGACGAGAAGCAGCAGCGCAAGCGCTTCCCGGAGCGCCCGCAGCGTGACGTGCTCTACTTCCTGCTGGAGCACGCGCCGCTGGAGCCGTGGGAGGTGGACATCCTCTCCATCCTGCGCGACGAGGCGTACTACTTCGCGCCGCAGGGCCAGACGAAGATCATGAACGAGGGGTGGGCCAGCTACTGGCACTCCACCATCATGACCCGCCGGGCGCTGCGGGACGATGAGATCATCGACTACGCGGACCACCACTCCGGCACCATGGGCGTGCGCCCCGGCGCCATCAACCCGTACAAGCTGGGCATCGAGCTGTGGCGGGACATCGAGGACCGGTGGAACAAGGGCAAGTTCGGCAAGGAGTGGGACGAGTGCGATGACCTTCGCGCGCGCCAGGCCTGGGACCGGAAGCTGGGCGCGGGGCGGGAGAAGATCTTCGAGGTGCGCAAGCACTACAACGACATCACCTTCATCGACACGTTCCTCACCGCCGAGTTCGCCCAGCAGCAGAAGCTCTTCGTCTACGGCTTCAACGACAAGCGCAACTCGTGGGAAATCCTGGACCGCGAGTTCCGCAAGGTGAAGAACAAGCTGCTCACGTCGCTCACCAACTTCGGCCAGCCCATCATCGAAGTGGTGGACGGCAACTACGAGAACCGCTCGGAGCTGCTGCTCGCGCACAAGCACGACGGGCAGGACCTGAAGGGCGACTACGCGCGGGAGACGCTGCGCAACCTCCAGAGCCTCTGGCGCCGGCCGGTGAACATCGTCACCCGCTACGACGGCAAGGGGACCCTGCTGCGCTACGACGGGCAGCACCACTCGGAAAAGAAAGTGGAGCTGTAA
- the ruvX gene encoding Holliday junction resolvase RuvX, which produces MRTFGLDYGTKTIGVAVSDGLGLTAQAVTTVRRASLKADLAELSRLVKEHEVTRFVLGLPLNMNGSEGPRAEATRKFAEVLESALGLPVELWDERLSTVAAQRTLLEADVRREKRREVIDQLAAQFILQGWLDAHRPRTDGYDTGYDDYDPEA; this is translated from the coding sequence ATGCGCACCTTCGGGCTGGACTACGGCACCAAGACCATCGGCGTGGCCGTCTCGGATGGACTGGGGCTCACCGCCCAGGCGGTCACCACCGTGCGGCGCGCGTCGCTCAAGGCGGACCTCGCGGAGCTGTCCCGGCTCGTGAAGGAGCACGAGGTGACGCGCTTCGTCCTGGGGCTGCCCCTCAACATGAACGGCTCGGAGGGGCCCCGCGCGGAGGCCACGCGCAAGTTCGCGGAGGTGCTGGAGAGCGCGCTCGGGCTGCCCGTGGAGCTATGGGACGAGCGGCTGTCCACCGTGGCCGCCCAGCGCACCCTGCTGGAGGCGGACGTGCGCCGGGAGAAGCGGCGGGAGGTCATTGATCAGCTGGCCGCGCAGTTCATCCTTCAGGGCTGGCTGGACGCGCACCGTCCCAGGACGGACGGCTACGACACGGGCTACGACGACTACGACCCGGAGGCCTGA
- a CDS encoding ArnT family glycosyltransferase encodes MVPASSPAALASPSAAVPGLSAVPAPQPEPSTRWLVGLLLVAALLPRLGVFFINENLFGDAVVRTELAERWLAAPHVITSYKDGTYQFGPLHLYLVGAVLSVFERDVAGRLVSLVFGVLSVVPLFALTRRLFGWRAGVAAGLAFSAWGMHLQFSTTAGSEAVSLFFMLAVFALVAEGVEENRFQPLFWGAVLLNFACALRYDAWLYIPLITVALVFSSEDRVASLTRAVGFGLVCLPFPLLWMQGNELAHGDPFFPIKAVEDFHKQWVADSGGAGGALGWRLQQLGFWPAVALFTLTPGVALLGGVGMVRAWKKHPETRWLVVMAVLPALYFTFRAAVLLSFVPLARFTVTQLVLVPVFLAPGLAAVVGSRGDFARRAVVGVSAVLAVVMPVALGIYTFRTEGGLHDSLRPVSPTSTNPVAVMQVARFLKEEVAAKGGAAAIDDDPRYMDLQVAFFSGLPEMRMARVRWDTFRQRLGDARPEVLVRFDGGSLVKDPGVKLDGRMLTLDGVAYHEQDGFSSPLHVYRRQP; translated from the coding sequence ATGGTTCCCGCATCGAGTCCCGCCGCCCTTGCTTCCCCTTCCGCCGCCGTGCCCGGCCTGTCCGCGGTGCCCGCACCCCAGCCCGAGCCGTCCACCCGGTGGTTGGTGGGCCTGTTGCTGGTAGCGGCGCTGCTCCCCCGGTTGGGGGTGTTCTTCATCAACGAGAACCTCTTCGGTGACGCGGTGGTGCGCACGGAGCTGGCGGAGCGGTGGCTGGCCGCGCCGCACGTCATCACCTCGTACAAGGACGGCACGTACCAGTTCGGCCCGCTGCACCTGTACCTGGTGGGCGCGGTGCTGTCGGTGTTCGAGCGCGACGTGGCGGGCCGGCTGGTGAGCCTGGTGTTCGGCGTGCTGTCGGTGGTGCCGCTGTTCGCGCTGACGCGGCGGCTGTTCGGCTGGCGCGCGGGCGTGGCCGCGGGGCTGGCCTTCAGCGCGTGGGGCATGCACCTGCAGTTCTCCACCACCGCGGGCAGCGAGGCGGTGTCGCTGTTCTTCATGCTGGCCGTCTTCGCGCTGGTGGCGGAAGGGGTGGAGGAGAACCGCTTCCAGCCGCTGTTCTGGGGCGCGGTGCTGCTCAACTTCGCGTGCGCGCTGCGCTACGACGCGTGGCTGTACATCCCGCTCATCACGGTGGCGCTGGTGTTCAGCAGCGAGGACCGGGTGGCGTCGCTCACGCGCGCGGTGGGCTTTGGCCTGGTGTGCCTGCCGTTCCCGCTGTTGTGGATGCAGGGCAACGAGCTGGCGCACGGCGACCCGTTCTTCCCCATCAAGGCGGTGGAGGACTTCCACAAGCAGTGGGTGGCCGACTCCGGCGGCGCGGGCGGCGCGCTGGGCTGGCGGCTGCAGCAGCTGGGGTTCTGGCCCGCGGTGGCGCTCTTCACGCTGACGCCGGGCGTGGCGCTCCTGGGCGGGGTGGGCATGGTGCGCGCATGGAAGAAGCACCCGGAGACGCGCTGGCTGGTGGTGATGGCGGTGCTGCCCGCGCTGTACTTCACCTTCCGCGCGGCCGTGCTCCTGAGCTTCGTGCCCCTGGCCCGCTTCACGGTGACGCAGCTGGTGCTGGTGCCCGTGTTCCTGGCGCCGGGTCTGGCGGCGGTGGTGGGCAGCCGGGGTGACTTCGCGCGCCGGGCGGTGGTGGGCGTGAGCGCGGTGCTGGCGGTGGTGATGCCGGTGGCGCTGGGCATCTACACCTTCCGCACCGAGGGCGGGCTGCACGACTCGCTGCGCCCGGTGAGCCCCACGTCCACGAACCCCGTGGCGGTGATGCAGGTGGCGCGCTTCCTCAAGGAGGAGGTGGCGGCGAAGGGCGGCGCGGCGGCCATCGACGACGACCCGCGCTACATGGACCTGCAGGTGGCGTTCTTCTCCGGGCTGCCGGAGATGCGCATGGCGCGCGTGCGCTGGGACACCTTCCGCCAGCGCCTGGGGGACGCGCGCCCGGAGGTGCTGGTGCGCTTCGACGGGGGCTCGCTGGTGAAGGACCCGGGCGTGAAGCTGGACGGGCGGATGCTGACGCTCGACGGCGTGGCGTACCATGAGCAGGACGGCTTCTCCTCGCCGCTGCACGTGTACCGGCGCCAGCCGTAG
- a CDS encoding M23 family metallopeptidase, protein MKTASFLCLAALGVASTSEAATHFEIKNRRIEPRQTLAGALHEAALPDAQVEAVIAALEGVFDFRKSRVGDQFRLVMRDGELDFFDYRQSTVDEWQVRRDGEKYVGSKRSIEVEKQVSLVSLEINSSLYEATLAAGEDPSIGLVLSDVFAWDIDFYRDVRKGDKAKALVEKFVSKGRVLRYGEVLAATYEGGLVGNKRVFRYVLPNGEANFFQEDGASAKKTFLKSPLKYAHITSSFGSRFHPVLQYVKNHNGVDYGTPIGTPVWAVADGTVVSAGNAGAAGNMVVLRHANGMETQYMHLSRFGDGVRSGQRVRQKQVIAYSGNTGRSTGPHLHFGLKRNGAYANPLTQKFPRADPLPKELTADFLAKAHDMAQQLDAVSVAAVAGKAGPPPAAAK, encoded by the coding sequence ATGAAGACCGCTTCCTTCCTCTGCCTGGCCGCCCTCGGGGTGGCTTCGACGTCCGAAGCCGCCACCCATTTCGAAATCAAGAACCGCCGCATCGAGCCGCGCCAGACGCTGGCGGGCGCGCTGCATGAAGCGGCGCTGCCCGACGCGCAGGTGGAGGCCGTCATCGCCGCGCTGGAGGGCGTGTTCGACTTCCGCAAGTCGCGCGTGGGCGACCAGTTCCGGCTGGTGATGCGCGACGGCGAGCTGGACTTCTTCGACTACCGCCAGAGCACCGTGGACGAGTGGCAGGTGCGCCGCGACGGGGAGAAGTACGTCGGCAGCAAGCGCTCCATCGAGGTGGAGAAGCAGGTGTCGCTCGTGTCGCTGGAGATCAACTCGTCCCTGTACGAGGCGACGCTGGCTGCGGGAGAGGACCCGTCCATCGGCCTGGTGCTGTCGGACGTGTTCGCGTGGGACATCGACTTCTACCGCGACGTGCGCAAGGGCGATAAGGCCAAGGCGCTGGTGGAGAAGTTCGTCTCCAAGGGCCGCGTGCTGCGCTACGGCGAGGTGCTGGCGGCCACGTATGAAGGCGGCCTGGTGGGCAACAAGCGCGTGTTCCGCTACGTGCTGCCCAACGGCGAGGCCAACTTCTTCCAGGAGGACGGCGCCAGCGCGAAGAAGACCTTCCTCAAGAGCCCGCTGAAGTACGCGCACATCACCAGCAGCTTCGGGTCGCGATTCCACCCGGTGCTCCAGTACGTGAAGAACCACAACGGCGTGGACTACGGCACGCCCATTGGCACCCCGGTGTGGGCCGTGGCGGACGGCACCGTCGTGTCCGCGGGCAACGCGGGCGCCGCGGGCAACATGGTGGTGCTGCGCCACGCCAACGGCATGGAGACGCAGTACATGCACCTGTCGCGCTTCGGCGACGGCGTGCGCTCCGGCCAGCGCGTGCGGCAGAAGCAGGTGATTGCCTACTCCGGCAACACCGGCCGCTCCACCGGCCCGCACCTGCACTTCGGCCTGAAGCGCAACGGCGCCTACGCCAACCCCCTCACCCAGAAGTTCCCCCGCGCGGATCCGCTGCCCAAGGAGCTGACGGCGGACTTCCTCGCCAAGGCGCACGACATGGCCCAGCAGCTGGACGCCGTGTCCGTGGCCGCCGTCGCCGGCAAGGCGGGCCCGCCGCCCGCCGCCGCGAAGTAA
- a CDS encoding DUF2378 family protein gives MSLPLDDLEQRIALTRPGDTVRGLSFAAVLRLTHERLGRDAAERLRAPLMQRSPVDFFSYPAVDFLRLIGFASEALQPGYGTREAALRACGEAIVGTFFESTVGQTLLRLTAGAGDPKRMYSNAPASYGTAVSYGQREYLALGDKRVRLTFKGDLLPVQVHEGILGGVLTALHREGHVRGTERGLGDSEFLIEWA, from the coding sequence ATGTCCCTCCCCCTGGACGACCTGGAGCAGCGCATCGCCCTGACCCGGCCCGGGGACACCGTGCGGGGGTTGAGCTTCGCGGCGGTGCTGCGGCTGACGCATGAGCGGCTGGGGCGCGACGCCGCGGAGCGCCTGCGCGCGCCGCTCATGCAGCGCAGCCCGGTGGACTTCTTCTCCTACCCGGCGGTGGACTTCCTGCGGTTGATTGGCTTTGCGTCGGAGGCGCTCCAGCCCGGGTACGGCACGCGCGAAGCCGCCCTGCGGGCGTGCGGGGAGGCCATCGTCGGGACCTTCTTCGAGTCCACGGTGGGGCAGACGCTCCTGCGCCTCACCGCGGGCGCGGGCGACCCCAAGCGCATGTACAGCAACGCGCCCGCCTCGTACGGCACCGCCGTCAGCTACGGGCAGCGCGAGTACCTGGCCCTGGGCGACAAGCGCGTGCGGCTGACCTTCAAGGGGGACCTGCTGCCCGTGCAGGTCCACGAGGGCATCCTCGGCGGCGTCCTCACCGCGCTCCACCGCGAGGGCCACGTGCGGGGCACCGAGCGGGGCCTGGGCGACTCCGAGTTCCTCATCGAGTGGGCCTGA
- a CDS encoding DUF444 family protein: protein MTLKIHQDHSRFKQIVRGKIKANLRKYVQKGEMLGKKGKDAISIPIPFIDIPRFKYGHKEQGGVGQGDGDVGQQLGPGAVEPGDGHQAGQGEGDHALEVDVTLEELAQILGEELQLPRIERRQNERIVTQKVKYTGVNTTGPESLRHFKRTFKQALKRQIATGTYDPKMPVIIPTREDRRYRSYKLQELPETNAVIIYMMDVSGSMGDEQKEIVRIESFWLDTWLKHQYKGLESRYIIHDAVAREVDRDTFFHTRESGGTMISSAYKLCRDIIQADYPKSAWNIYPFHFSDGDNWSADDTRQCIEMLRNDILPQVNQFAYGQVESPYGSGQFIKDLREAVGDTTNVALSEISDKDAIYASIKDFLGKGR, encoded by the coding sequence GTGACCTTGAAGATCCACCAGGACCACTCCCGCTTCAAACAGATCGTCCGCGGGAAGATCAAAGCCAACCTGCGCAAGTACGTGCAGAAGGGCGAGATGCTGGGCAAGAAGGGCAAGGATGCCATCAGCATCCCCATCCCCTTCATCGACATCCCGCGCTTCAAGTACGGCCACAAGGAGCAGGGCGGCGTCGGACAGGGTGACGGTGACGTAGGTCAGCAGCTCGGCCCCGGGGCGGTAGAGCCCGGGGACGGGCACCAGGCCGGCCAGGGCGAGGGAGACCACGCCCTGGAGGTGGACGTCACGCTGGAGGAGCTGGCGCAGATCCTTGGGGAAGAGCTCCAGCTGCCGCGGATTGAGCGGCGGCAGAACGAGCGCATCGTCACGCAGAAGGTGAAGTACACGGGCGTCAACACCACGGGCCCGGAGTCGCTGCGCCACTTCAAGCGCACCTTCAAGCAGGCCCTGAAGCGGCAGATCGCCACCGGCACCTACGACCCGAAGATGCCGGTCATCATCCCCACGCGCGAGGACCGCCGCTACCGCAGCTACAAGCTGCAGGAGCTGCCGGAGACGAACGCGGTCATCATCTACATGATGGACGTGTCCGGTTCGATGGGGGACGAGCAGAAGGAGATCGTCCGCATCGAGAGCTTCTGGCTCGATACGTGGCTCAAGCACCAGTACAAGGGCCTGGAGTCGCGCTACATCATCCACGACGCGGTGGCGCGCGAAGTGGACCGCGACACGTTCTTCCACACCCGCGAGTCCGGCGGGACGATGATCTCCAGCGCGTACAAGCTGTGCCGGGACATCATCCAGGCGGACTACCCGAAGAGCGCGTGGAACATCTACCCGTTCCACTTCAGCGACGGGGACAACTGGAGCGCGGACGACACGCGCCAGTGCATCGAGATGCTCCGCAACGACATCCTCCCGCAGGTGAACCAGTTCGCCTACGGGCAGGTGGAGTCCCCCTACGGCAGCGGGCAGTTCATCAAGGACCTGCGCGAGGCGGTGGGTGACACGACCAACGTCGCGCTGAGCGAGATCTCCGACAAGGACGCCATCTACGCCTCCATCAAGGACTTCCTCGGCAAGGGGCGCTGA